A region of the Candidatus Dormiibacterota bacterium genome:
GACACGGCGATCTGCTGCTGGACGTTGGTCGAGCCGGGCGCGTCCTGGGCCAGCTTGGCCCCGGCCGACTGCAGCGCGATCTGGGCGTTCTTCAGCTGGGTCTGGGCGTCGGTGGGGTCGAGGCTGGCGAGCACCGTGCCGGCGGCGACCGTCTGCCCGGCCTGGACGCCGATGGTCTGGACGTGGCCGTTGGAGCCGAAGTCGAGATCGGTCTCGCTCGAGGGCTGGAGCGTGCCGGTGATGTCGACGGTCTGGGTGACCGTGCCGAGCGCCGCCTTGGCGGTGCGGAACTCGATGGCCGGCGCCCCGCTGCGCGCGATCGCGATGCCCACCACGAGACAGATGAGCAGCGCGATGACGGCCGGGATGGCCAGCCGGCGCTCTCGCAGTCGTCTCACCCCACTCTCCTTCCTTCGGGCGGGCAGACCCGCGCGCCGTCAGCCTGACGTGCGCTCGGCGCTCACCGTATCGTTCCTTCCCCAGGCCGGCCCCGCCGCGGCGGCGGTCCGACGTCTGCAGTATGCCATGGGTCCGGTCGGATACCCGTCACCGAGCGGTAAGACGTTGACAAGAGTCCTGGACCCATCGACTCAACGGGATGGTGGCGAAAATCCGTCGGTCGCATCGGCGGCGCGCCACCACGGCAGCGGCTCCCCGGTCCAGTCCGGGGCGCGGTGGAGGGCGCGCACCACGGTGTGGATGTTGCCGCGCACGTTGAAGTCGCCCACCACCTCGCAGTAGCGGGGCTCGAGCAGGCCGACGAGGTCGTCGAGAACCACGTTCACCACGTCCTCGTGGAACACCGCGCGGTCGCGGAAGCCGTTGATGTAGAGCTTGAGCGACCGCAGCTCCACGCAGCGGGGGCCGGGGACATAGCGGATGTGGAGGGTTGCGAAGTCGGGAAATCCCGATCGGGGACACAGACAGGTGAACTCGGGCAGGGTGAAGAGGATGGTGCAGTCGCGGTCGGGGCGGCGGTTCTCGAAGGCCTCGAGCCGCGCCTCGCGGATCATCCGGGTGCCGTAGGGCTCGTCGTCGGTCGGGTGCATCGTCCGTGAGCGTGGCAGGTCGCACGCCCTCCGGGGGCGGCGGCGGCCGGGACGGACCCCGGTCCGGTTCGGCACAATCACGGCCGATGCCGGCCCGGCGCGGGTCACGACTCGCTCGACGTCCTCCCCGGCGGCGCGCCGCCCTCCTCGTCGGAGGTCTCGGCCTCGCCGCGCTCCTCGCCCTGAGCGGGGGGCTTCGCGACGTGGTGAGCCCGGCGCCCGCCGCCTCGCTCCCCGGCACCGCCGCACCGCCGCCGGCACCGCCGCCGCTCGACGAGGAGGCGCCCGACGCCACCCTCCCGCCGCTCACCCCGGAGCCGGCGGCGGGGGCCGGCCGCCGGGCGGCGCCGGTCGGGGTGCCGCCGTCGGGGCCGCACCTCGACGTGCCCATCCTCCTCTATCACTATGTGCGGACCAACCCGCGCCCGGCCGACCGGGCGGGGTTCCGGCTCTCGGTGACCCCGGCGAGCTTCGCCGCCCAGGTCGCCCTGCTCCGCGCCGGGGGCGCCCACACCGTCTCCCTCGCCCAGCTCGTGAGGGCGCTGCACGGCCTCGACCAGCTGCCCAGCCACCCGGTGGTGCTCACCTTCGACGACGGCCACGCCGACTTCGCCGCCACCGTCGCGCCCCTGCTCGCCGCCCAGGGGATGACCGCCACCGACTTCGTGGTCAGCGGCTTCCTGGGGCGTCCCGACTACATGTCCGCGGTCCAGGTCCGCCAGGTCGCGGCGATGGGGATGACCGTCGGCGCCCACACCGTCAGCCACGTCGACCTCACCCGGCTGCCCCCGGCCATCGCCCTCGCCCAGATCGAGCTGTCCCGGCAGCGCCTCCAGGAGCTCACCGGCGCCAGCGTGGACGACTTCGCCTACCCCTACGGCCGCCGCAACCTCGACGTCGAACGGATGGTCGCCCGGGCCGGCTTCCGCGACGCCGTCAGCACCACCGGCGGCGAGCTCCAGTACCTGTCCCAGCGCTTCGAGCTGCGCCGCCTCTCGGTGACCGGGCTGGACACGCTGGCCAGCTTCGCCGCCAAGGTGAGGCTGGCCGTCCCCCGGAC
Encoded here:
- a CDS encoding polysaccharide deacetylase family protein, producing MPARRGSRLARRPPRRRAALLVGGLGLAALLALSGGLRDVVSPAPAASLPGTAAPPPAPPPLDEEAPDATLPPLTPEPAAGAGRRAAPVGVPPSGPHLDVPILLYHYVRTNPRPADRAGFRLSVTPASFAAQVALLRAGGAHTVSLAQLVRALHGLDQLPSHPVVLTFDDGHADFAATVAPLLAAQGMTATDFVVSGFLGRPDYMSAVQVRQVAAMGMTVGAHTVSHVDLTRLPPAIALAQIELSRQRLQELTGASVDDFAYPYGRRNLDVERMVARAGFRDAVSTTGGELQYLSQRFELRRLSVTGLDTLASFAAKVRLAVPRTPAAAAPAGADPIPAGGPEPGGLRMRRR
- the queF gene encoding preQ(1) synthase, encoding MHPTDDEPYGTRMIREARLEAFENRRPDRDCTILFTLPEFTCLCPRSGFPDFATLHIRYVPGPRCVELRSLKLYINGFRDRAVFHEDVVNVVLDDLVGLLEPRYCEVVGDFNVRGNIHTVVRALHRAPDWTGEPLPWWRAADATDGFSPPSR